The Mycolicibacterium flavescens genome has a segment encoding these proteins:
- a CDS encoding phosphohistidine phosphatase SixA: MTDRYRTLLLLRHAKSDYPPGVGDHDRPLAPRGVREAGLAGDWLRAHAPAVDAVLCSTATRTRETLARTRIAAPVEYRDRLYDATPGAVIDEINRVQSHFDFEVGTLLVIGHEPAMSGVALGLATVDGSNTGAAEQISLKFPTSSIAVLRTGEPWNRLTLDGAALVTFHVPR; encoded by the coding sequence GTGACCGACCGGTACCGCACGCTGCTGTTGCTCCGGCACGCCAAGTCGGACTACCCGCCGGGGGTCGGCGACCACGACCGCCCGCTGGCGCCGAGGGGCGTGCGCGAGGCCGGGTTGGCCGGCGACTGGCTGCGCGCCCACGCGCCCGCCGTCGACGCCGTGTTGTGTTCCACCGCGACCCGCACCCGCGAGACGCTCGCACGCACCCGCATCGCCGCGCCCGTCGAGTACCGCGATCGCCTCTACGACGCGACTCCGGGAGCGGTGATCGACGAGATCAACCGGGTCCAATCACACTTCGACTTCGAGGTCGGCACCCTGCTGGTGATCGGCCACGAGCCAGCGATGTCGGGTGTCGCGCTCGGCCTGGCCACCGTGGACGGCAGCAACACCGGTGCGGCCGAACAGATCTCGCTGAAGTTCCCGACGTCGTCCATCGCGGTGTTGCGCACCGGCGAACCGTGGAACCGGCTCACCCTCGACGGCGCCGCGCTGGTCACCTTCCACGTGCCGCGCTAG
- a CDS encoding DNA repair exonuclease, whose protein sequence is MRFVHTADWQLGMTRYFLNGEAQPRYSAARRDAVAELGRVAAETGAEFVVVAGDVFEHNQLAPRDISQSLEAMRTIGVPVYLLPGNHDPLDASSVYTSPLFVAECPDNVSVLDRAGVHEVRPGLELVAAPWTSKAPSSDPVAGVLEGLSADGVTRVVVGHGGVDIFVPDKERPSLIRLAALEAAVDRGAAHYVALGDKHSRMQVGSTGRIWYSGSPEVTNYDDIETDPGHVLIVDIDEDDPARPVTVEPRKVGRWRFVTLRRGVDSDRDVADLDINLDLLPDKERTVVRLALTGSLTVTDKAALDTCLDKYARLFAALRVDDKQSDIAVVPADGEFDDLGIGGFAASAVDELVATARSDGEAADDARAALALLLRLSDRGVA, encoded by the coding sequence ATGCGATTCGTGCACACCGCCGACTGGCAACTCGGGATGACGCGATACTTCCTCAATGGTGAGGCGCAGCCCCGTTATTCGGCAGCGCGCCGCGACGCGGTGGCCGAGCTGGGACGGGTGGCCGCCGAGACCGGTGCGGAGTTCGTCGTCGTCGCCGGCGACGTCTTCGAGCACAACCAGCTCGCGCCACGCGACATCAGCCAGTCGCTCGAGGCCATGCGCACCATCGGCGTTCCCGTCTATCTGCTGCCGGGCAACCACGACCCGCTCGACGCCTCGTCGGTCTACACCAGCCCGCTGTTCGTCGCCGAGTGCCCCGACAACGTGTCGGTCCTCGACCGCGCCGGTGTGCACGAGGTGCGGCCCGGCCTCGAACTGGTCGCGGCGCCGTGGACCTCGAAGGCGCCGTCGTCGGACCCCGTTGCGGGCGTGCTCGAGGGTCTTTCCGCCGACGGGGTGACGCGGGTCGTCGTCGGCCACGGCGGTGTGGACATCTTCGTGCCGGACAAGGAGCGGCCGTCGCTGATTCGGCTGGCGGCGCTGGAGGCGGCCGTCGATCGGGGCGCCGCGCACTATGTGGCTCTGGGGGACAAGCACTCTCGGATGCAGGTCGGGTCCACCGGGCGGATCTGGTATTCCGGGTCGCCGGAGGTCACCAACTACGACGACATCGAAACGGACCCGGGCCATGTGCTGATCGTCGACATCGACGAGGACGACCCTGCCCGTCCGGTGACCGTCGAACCGCGGAAGGTGGGCCGCTGGCGGTTCGTCACGCTGCGCCGCGGAGTGGACAGCGACCGCGACGTCGCGGACCTGGACATCAACCTGGATCTGTTGCCGGACAAGGAACGCACCGTGGTCCGGCTCGCGTTGACCGGATCGTTGACGGTCACCGACAAGGCCGCCCTCGACACCTGCCTGGACAAGTACGCCCGACTCTTCGCCGCGTTGAGGGTGGACGACAAGCAGAGCGACATCGCGGTCGTTCCCGCCGACGGCGAGTTCGACGACCTCGGTATCGGCGGCTTCGCCGCATCGGCCGTCGACGAACTGGTCGCGACCGCACGCTCGGACGGCGAGGCGGCCGATGACGCCCGAGCGGCCCTGGCGTTGCTGCTGCGGCTATCGGATCGGGGTGTGGCGTGA